One genomic window of Mogibacterium diversum includes the following:
- a CDS encoding flavin reductase family protein, with amino-acid sequence MSNNEKIKIKPGTLLYPLPAVMVTAGNVEKNNIITIAWTGIINSDPAILYISVRKSRYSYAMISENGEFVINLTTEKLARATDFAGVRSGRNIDKAGELGLTLIPGVTNDTPMIAESPINLECKVLEVREYPTHDMFIAEVVDAHISAEFVDENGSYDFGRMNLIAFNHGGYYGLDDQDMGRFGFSVMKEKTKRRKEKEARGIRRQQSRSRRGSSKKHNNAIKATSDINKRKTISD; translated from the coding sequence ATGAGCAATAACGAGAAAATCAAGATAAAGCCAGGAACCCTGCTTTATCCGTTACCAGCTGTTATGGTGACTGCTGGTAATGTAGAGAAGAATAATATCATCACGATTGCTTGGACTGGAATTATCAATTCTGACCCTGCGATTCTGTACATTTCTGTAAGAAAATCAAGGTACAGTTATGCGATGATTTCAGAAAATGGAGAGTTTGTAATAAACCTTACCACTGAGAAGCTCGCAAGAGCAACTGATTTTGCTGGGGTGAGATCTGGACGTAATATCGACAAGGCAGGCGAACTCGGTCTTACCTTGATCCCTGGAGTGACCAATGATACTCCGATGATCGCAGAATCACCAATCAACCTTGAGTGCAAGGTTCTAGAAGTTAGAGAGTACCCCACTCACGACATGTTCATAGCTGAAGTCGTGGACGCGCATATAAGTGCTGAATTTGTGGATGAGAACGGTAGCTATGACTTCGGACGCATGAATCTTATCGCTTTCAACCATGGCGGCTACTATGGACTTGATGATCAGGATATGGGGAGATTCGGCTTTTCTGTCATGAAGGAGAAGACTAAGCGCCGCAAGGAGAAGGAAGCAAGGGGCATTAGAAGGCAACAATCAAGGAGTCGTAGGGGTTCTAGTAAGAAACATAATAATGCTATCAAAGCTACTAGTGATATAAATAAAAGAAAAACTATAAGTGATTAA
- a CDS encoding Dps family protein yields the protein MLERDFNNYIANLGVMIFKLHNIHWNVEGSQFVAVHEFTESLYDEIFEYYDAVAEHLKIYSASPDVKMSDYLKNASIKEIDAKKFEIKESLGIVKEDLEELRKQATGLRNACDNEGWFSGVTMFEDQVNYYNKQIWFIRALLG from the coding sequence ATGTTAGAAAGAGATTTTAATAATTACATTGCTAATCTAGGTGTTATGATATTTAAACTTCATAACATTCATTGGAATGTGGAAGGGTCGCAGTTTGTAGCAGTACATGAGTTCACTGAAAGCCTCTATGATGAGATATTTGAATACTACGATGCCGTTGCTGAGCATCTAAAAATTTACTCGGCATCTCCAGATGTAAAGATGTCTGATTACCTTAAAAATGCATCGATTAAGGAAATTGATGCCAAGAAATTTGAAATAAAAGAATCTCTCGGAATCGTAAAGGAAGACCTTGAAGAACTCCGTAAGCAAGCAACAGGGCTTAGGAATGCTTGTGACAATGAAGGCTGGTTCTCTGGGGTAACTATGTTCGAAGATCAGGTGAATTATTACAATAAGCAGATTTGGTTTATAAGAGCACTCCTAGGTTAA